From the genome of Streptomyces sp. S4.7:
CCATGCTCTGGGAGATTCCGCAGAGGGCCGAGCCGATGAGGAAGATGACGATCGCCGTCTGGAAGAGTCTTTTGCGGCCGTACTGGTCGCCGAGCTTGCCCCACAGCGGGGTGGCGGCGGTCGAGGCGAGCAGATACGCGGTGACGACCCAGGACAGATGGTCGAGGCCGCCGAGATCGCTGGCGATGGTGGGCAGCGCGGTCGAGACGATGGTCTGGTCGAGGGCGGCGAGCAGGAGACCGAGCAGCAGAGCACCGATCGACACGAAAATGGTCCGACGGCTCAGGCCCTCGCCCGGTACGGGACTCGTGGGCGGGGTGCTCACTTCCTGAGCCATGGGCATCTCCTCGGGTCTGCGCCTGCACCCATCCTCATTGCTCTGCCCGTGTATGGCCTGTTATGTCCTGCCGAACGCGGCCATGGACGACGGTCGGCGGACGTGGCGGCCGACCGCGCGGGGGCGGGCTGCATAATCGCTGACAGCCCAAGGGAGGGGACCCACATTGACCGGACAGCTCTGTCCCGAATGCGGTACGCCGCGGGACGCGTACGGCCGATCGGGCGCCGGCTGCGACTGCCCCGAGCGGTCGGCGGCAGCGGCGGCCGAGGGCTTCGACCCACTGCGGATACGCCCGTACGTGGCGCTGGAGGACCCGAACGACGCCGTACCGTCCATCCCGCCACCGCTGCCACCGCCACCGCGCGACACGACACCGTCCATCCCGCCGCCCCCGCCGCTGTACGGCGGCGACCGGTCGGAGGGCAGCGATCCCACGGAGACGATGCAGCTGTCGCTGCCGGGACTGCGCACGACGGGGCCGCGGCCGGCGGTCGATCCGGAGAACACGGGCGGACGCAGGACGTTCGCGATGGTGGCGCTGGCGGCGGCGGCCGTGGCGGTGATCGGCACGGCTTCGTTCGCCGGGGGCCTGTTCACCGGTGACGACGGCGGGGACGGGGCGACCTCCGATCTGAATTCGGGGCTGTCGACGGCGAGCGTGGAGCCGGATCCGTCGGCGTCCGCCACGAAGCCGGGGTCGGCGTCGGCGAGCGCGTCGGCGAGCGCGTCCGCGAGTGCGTCCG
Proteins encoded in this window:
- a CDS encoding peptidoglycan-binding domain-containing protein, producing MTGQLCPECGTPRDAYGRSGAGCDCPERSAAAAAEGFDPLRIRPYVALEDPNDAVPSIPPPLPPPPRDTTPSIPPPPPLYGGDRSEGSDPTETMQLSLPGLRTTGPRPAVDPENTGGRRTFAMVALAAAAVAVIGTASFAGGLFTGDDGGDGATSDLNSGLSTASVEPDPSASATKPGSASASASASASASASATKPATSAPPSPTAKPPAPSVAATKAPAPDGAATTEEAGPGLRRGDSGPEVEELQRRLSEVWLYNDGYDGRYSDRVEAAVRIYQSYKSIEGDPSGVYGPSTRRALEAETSGQGREQGGGGPGGGSGGGPGGNGPGGGPGRGEDWRD